A genomic region of Saccopteryx bilineata isolate mSacBil1 chromosome 1, mSacBil1_pri_phased_curated, whole genome shotgun sequence contains the following coding sequences:
- the TKTL2 gene encoding transketolase-like protein 2 isoform X1 translates to MGDDAKPDADSLQVLRDLANRLRIHSIRATCASNSGHPTSCCSAAEIMSVLFFHAMRYKPAHPEHPDNDRFILSKGHAAPVLYAAWAEVGDISESDLLNLRKIHCDLEGHPTPRLSFVDVATGSLGQGLGAACGMAYTGLHFDKASYRVFCLLGDGESSEGSVWEALAFASYHNLDNLVAVFDVNRLGQSGATPLEHCTDLYQKRCEAFGWNTYVVDGHDVEALCQAFRQAAQVKNKPTAIIAKTFKGRGIPNVEDAENWHGKPMPKEREDAIIKLIESQIQTKKNLIPKPPVEDSPQISIKNIKMASLPDYKVGDKLATQKACDLALSKLGHANKRVIVLDSDTKSSTFSEIFKKEHHDRVIECLITEQNMVSVALGCATRGRTIAFVGTFATFLTRAFDQIRMGAISQTNINLIGSHCGVSAGEDGPSQLALEDLAMFRSIPNCTVFYPSDAISTEHAVYLAANTKGMCFIRTNPTETAVIYSPQENFEIGQAKVIRHSVNDKVTVIGAGVTLHEALAAAADLSEQDISIRVIDPFTIKPLDAATIISNVKATGGRVITVEEHYREGGIGEAVCAALSGEPDILVHQLAVSGAPQSGKPSELLDMFGISARHIIEAVKYTILN, encoded by the coding sequence ATGGGCGACGATGCCAAGCCCGACGCGGACAGCCTGCAGGTCCTGCGGGACCTGGCCAACCGCCTGCGCATCCACTCCATCAGGGCCACGTGTGCCTCCAACTCCGGCCACCCCACGTCGTGCTGCAGCGCGGCCGAGATCATGTCTGTGCTCTTCTTCCACGCCATGAGGTACAAGCCGGCCCACCCGGAACACCCCGACAACGACAGGTTCATCCTCTCCAAGGGCCACGCAGCTCCCGTTCTCTATGCTGCGTGGGCAGAAGTGGGTGACATCAGTGAATCGGACTTGCTGAACTTGAGGAAAATTCACTGTGATTTAGAGGGACACCCCACTCCCAGACTGTCCTTTGTTGATGTGGCAACCGGGTCGCTCGGGCAAGGACTAGGTGCCGCGTGTGGAATGGCTTATACCGGCTTGCACTTTGACAAGGCCAGCTACCGGGTGTTCTGCCTTCTGGGGGATGGCGAGTCCTCAGAAGGTTCGGTCTGGGAGGCGTTGGCCTTTGCCTCTTACCACAATTTGGACAATCTTGTGGCAGTCTTCGATGTGAACCGTTTGGGACAAAGTGGCGCCACGCCCCTTGAGCATTGCACGGATCTCTATCAGAAACGCTGTGAAGCCTTTGGGTGGAATACGTACGTAGTCGACGGCCATGATGTGGAGGCCTTGTGCCAAGCATTTCGGCAAGCAGCTCAAGTGAAGAACAAACCCACTGCCATCATTGCAAAGACCTTCAAGGGCCGGGGTATTCCAAACGTTGAAGATGCAGAAAATTGGCATGGAAAGCCAATgccaaaggaaagagaagatgcCATCATCAAATTAATTGAGAGTCAGATACAGACCAAGAAGAATCTCATACCGAAACCCCCTGTTGAAGATTCACCTCAAATCAGCATCAAGAATATAAAAATGGCCTCTCTACCTGATTATAAAGTTGGTGACAAGCTAGCTACTCAGAAAGCCTGTGATTTGGCTTTGTCTAAACTGGGCCATGCAAACAAAAGGGTTATTGTCCTGGATAGTGACACAAAGAGCTCCACCTTTTCTGAGATATTCAAGAAAGAACACCATGACCGTGTTATTGAGTGTTTAATTACTGAGCAAAATATGGTAAGTGTGGCACTGGGCTGTGCGACACGTGGTCGAACCATTGCTTTTGTTGGTACCTTTGCTACATTTTTAACCCGAGCATTTGATCAGATCCGAATGGGAGCCATATCTCAAACCAATATCAATCTTATTGGCTCCCACTGCGGGGTATCCGCTGGTGAAGATGGACCCTCCCAGTTGGCCTTGGAGGATCTAGCCATGTTTCGAAGCATTCCCAATTGCACCGTTTTCTATCCAAGCGATGCCATCTCGACCGAGCACGCTGTTTATCTAGCTGCCAATACCAAAGGGATGTGCTTCATTCGGACCAACCCAACAGAAACTGCAGTAATTTATAGTCCACAAGAAAATTTTGAGATTGGACAGGCCAAGGTCATTCGCCACAGCGTCAATGACAAAGTCACAGTTATTGGAGCAGGAGTTACTCTGCATGAAGCCTTAGCAGCTGCTGCTGATCTTTCTGAACAAGATATTTCTATTCGTGTCATTGACCCATTTACCATTAAACCCCTAGATGCTGCCACCATCATCTCCAATGTGAAAGCTACAGGCGGTAGGGTTATCACGGTGGAGGAGCACTACCGAGAAGGTGGCATTGGAGAAGCTGTATGTGcagctctctctggggagcctgaCATCCTTGTTCACCAGTTGGCTGTGTCAGGAGCCCCTCAAAGTGGGAAACCTAGCGAATTGTTGGATATGTTTGGAATCAGTGCCAGACACATCATAGAGGCTGTGAAGTATACTATACTGAATTAA
- the TKTL2 gene encoding transketolase-like protein 2 isoform X2 → MSVLFFHAMRYKPAHPEHPDNDRFILSKRLSFVDVATGSLGQGLGAACGMAYTGLHFDKASYRVFCLLGDGESSEGSVWEALAFASYHNLDNLVAVFDVNRLGQSGATPLEHCTDLYQKRCEAFGWNTYVVDGHDVEALCQAFRQAAQVKNKPTAIIAKTFKGRGIPNVEDAENWHGKPMPKEREDAIIKLIESQIQTKKNLIPKPPVEDSPQISIKNIKMASLPDYKVGDKLATQKACDLALSKLGHANKRVIVLDSDTKSSTFSEIFKKEHHDRVIECLITEQNMVSVALGCATRGRTIAFVGTFATFLTRAFDQIRMGAISQTNINLIGSHCGVSAGEDGPSQLALEDLAMFRSIPNCTVFYPSDAISTEHAVYLAANTKGMCFIRTNPTETAVIYSPQENFEIGQAKVIRHSVNDKVTVIGAGVTLHEALAAAADLSEQDISIRVIDPFTIKPLDAATIISNVKATGGRVITVEEHYREGGIGEAVCAALSGEPDILVHQLAVSGAPQSGKPSELLDMFGISARHIIEAVKYTILN, encoded by the exons ATGTCTGTGCTCTTCTTCCACGCCATGAGGTACAAGCCGGCCCACCCGGAACACCCCGACAACGACAGGTTCATCCTCTCCAAG AGACTGTCCTTTGTTGATGTGGCAACCGGGTCGCTCGGGCAAGGACTAGGTGCCGCGTGTGGAATGGCTTATACCGGCTTGCACTTTGACAAGGCCAGCTACCGGGTGTTCTGCCTTCTGGGGGATGGCGAGTCCTCAGAAGGTTCGGTCTGGGAGGCGTTGGCCTTTGCCTCTTACCACAATTTGGACAATCTTGTGGCAGTCTTCGATGTGAACCGTTTGGGACAAAGTGGCGCCACGCCCCTTGAGCATTGCACGGATCTCTATCAGAAACGCTGTGAAGCCTTTGGGTGGAATACGTACGTAGTCGACGGCCATGATGTGGAGGCCTTGTGCCAAGCATTTCGGCAAGCAGCTCAAGTGAAGAACAAACCCACTGCCATCATTGCAAAGACCTTCAAGGGCCGGGGTATTCCAAACGTTGAAGATGCAGAAAATTGGCATGGAAAGCCAATgccaaaggaaagagaagatgcCATCATCAAATTAATTGAGAGTCAGATACAGACCAAGAAGAATCTCATACCGAAACCCCCTGTTGAAGATTCACCTCAAATCAGCATCAAGAATATAAAAATGGCCTCTCTACCTGATTATAAAGTTGGTGACAAGCTAGCTACTCAGAAAGCCTGTGATTTGGCTTTGTCTAAACTGGGCCATGCAAACAAAAGGGTTATTGTCCTGGATAGTGACACAAAGAGCTCCACCTTTTCTGAGATATTCAAGAAAGAACACCATGACCGTGTTATTGAGTGTTTAATTACTGAGCAAAATATGGTAAGTGTGGCACTGGGCTGTGCGACACGTGGTCGAACCATTGCTTTTGTTGGTACCTTTGCTACATTTTTAACCCGAGCATTTGATCAGATCCGAATGGGAGCCATATCTCAAACCAATATCAATCTTATTGGCTCCCACTGCGGGGTATCCGCTGGTGAAGATGGACCCTCCCAGTTGGCCTTGGAGGATCTAGCCATGTTTCGAAGCATTCCCAATTGCACCGTTTTCTATCCAAGCGATGCCATCTCGACCGAGCACGCTGTTTATCTAGCTGCCAATACCAAAGGGATGTGCTTCATTCGGACCAACCCAACAGAAACTGCAGTAATTTATAGTCCACAAGAAAATTTTGAGATTGGACAGGCCAAGGTCATTCGCCACAGCGTCAATGACAAAGTCACAGTTATTGGAGCAGGAGTTACTCTGCATGAAGCCTTAGCAGCTGCTGCTGATCTTTCTGAACAAGATATTTCTATTCGTGTCATTGACCCATTTACCATTAAACCCCTAGATGCTGCCACCATCATCTCCAATGTGAAAGCTACAGGCGGTAGGGTTATCACGGTGGAGGAGCACTACCGAGAAGGTGGCATTGGAGAAGCTGTATGTGcagctctctctggggagcctgaCATCCTTGTTCACCAGTTGGCTGTGTCAGGAGCCCCTCAAAGTGGGAAACCTAGCGAATTGTTGGATATGTTTGGAATCAGTGCCAGACACATCATAGAGGCTGTGAAGTATACTATACTGAATTAA